The Misgurnus anguillicaudatus chromosome 21, ASM2758022v2, whole genome shotgun sequence genome includes a window with the following:
- the LOC129452262 gene encoding uncharacterized protein isoform X2 has product MMECVKEETDPESFTITPEEQRGLMEVKEEGHQQNEKKDEHQHHNCKSEENSFSCSQTDEDSPEEREEDKISFTCHLNGETFSQKEYSNVHTKTHAGVRPYACPHCEKTYKRKDHLKEHLVIHTGKWPLTCPHCDKGFLRKRHLDDHINTHTGERPYTCPQCDKGFLRKLHLYDHIKSHTGERSHACPQCENTYIFKRDLRKHLVIHTGEWPFTCPQCDKGFLQKRHLNDHIKTHTGEKSYACPQCENTYTCKQHLQDHILTHRNERPFACPQCDKCFKQLGNLNVHIKSHTGERPYSCPQCAKTYRHKCHLKEHLVIHTGEWPFTCPQCDKGFFRKKNLDNHIKSHTGERVLLSL; this is encoded by the exons GTCTAATGGAAGTGAAAGAGGAAGGTCACCAACAAAATGAAAAGAAGGATGAACATCAGCATCACAATTGCAAAAGTGAAGAAAATTCTTTCAGTTGCTCACAGACTGATGAGGATTCACCTGAAGAAAGAGAAGAAGACAAAATCTCTTTTACATGCCATCTTAATGGTGAGACTTTTTCACAAAAAGAATATTCAAATGTTCACACAAAGACTCACGCTGGAGTAAGGCCATACGCCTGCCCTCATTGTGAAAAGACTTACAAACGTAAAGACCACCTTAAGGAACATTTAGTGATTCACACTGGTAAGTGGCCTTTAACCTGTCCTCATTGTGATAAGGGTTTTTTACGAAAAAGACATCTTGATGATCACATAAAtactcacactggagagaggCCGTACACCTGCCCTCAGTGTGATAAGGGTTTTTTACGAAAATTACATCTTTATGATCACATAAAGTCTCACACCGGAGAAAGGTCACACGCCTGTCCACAATGTGAAAATACTTACATATTTAAAAGAGATCTTAGGAAACATTTAGTGATTCACACTGGTGAGTGGCCCTTCACCTGCCCTCAGTGTGATAAGGGGTTTCTACAAAAAAGACATCTTAATGATCACATAAAgactcacactggagaaaagtcATACGCCTGTCCTCAGTGTGAAAAT ACTTACACATGTAAGCAGCATCTTCAGGATCATATATTAACTCATAGAAATGAGAGACCATTTGCATGCCCTCAGTGTGATAAGTGTTTTAAACAACTAGGAAATCTAAATGTTCACATAAAGTCTCACACTGGTGAAAGGCCCTACAGCTGTCCTCAATGTGCAAAGACTTACAGACATAAATGTCACCTTAAGGAACATTTAGTGATTCACACTGGTGAGTGGCCCTTCACCTGCCCTCAGTGTGATAAGGGTTTTTTccggaaaaaaaatcttgataatCACATAAAGTCTCACACAGGAGAAAGAGTTTTATTGAGTCTGTGA
- the LOC129452262 gene encoding uncharacterized protein isoform X1 — translation MMECVKEETDPESFTITPEEQRGLMEVKEEGHQQNEKKDEHQHHNCKSEENSFSCSQTDEDSPEEREEDKISFTCHLNGETFSQKEYSNVHTKTHAGVRPYACPHCEKTYKRKDHLKEHLVIHTGKWPLTCPHCDKGFLRKRHLDDHINTHTGERPYTCPQCDKGFLRKLHLYDHIKSHTGERSHACPQCENTYIFKRDLRKHLVIHTGEWPFTCPQCDKGFLQKRHLNDHIKTHTGEKSYACPQCENTYMYKRDLWKHLVTHTGEKSYACPYCEKTYTCKQHLQDHILTHRNERPFACPQCDKCFKQLGNLNVHIKSHTGERPYSCPQCAKTYRHKCHLKEHLVIHTGEWPFTCPQCDKGFFRKKNLDNHIKSHTGERVLLSL, via the coding sequence GTCTAATGGAAGTGAAAGAGGAAGGTCACCAACAAAATGAAAAGAAGGATGAACATCAGCATCACAATTGCAAAAGTGAAGAAAATTCTTTCAGTTGCTCACAGACTGATGAGGATTCACCTGAAGAAAGAGAAGAAGACAAAATCTCTTTTACATGCCATCTTAATGGTGAGACTTTTTCACAAAAAGAATATTCAAATGTTCACACAAAGACTCACGCTGGAGTAAGGCCATACGCCTGCCCTCATTGTGAAAAGACTTACAAACGTAAAGACCACCTTAAGGAACATTTAGTGATTCACACTGGTAAGTGGCCTTTAACCTGTCCTCATTGTGATAAGGGTTTTTTACGAAAAAGACATCTTGATGATCACATAAAtactcacactggagagaggCCGTACACCTGCCCTCAGTGTGATAAGGGTTTTTTACGAAAATTACATCTTTATGATCACATAAAGTCTCACACCGGAGAAAGGTCACACGCCTGTCCACAATGTGAAAATACTTACATATTTAAAAGAGATCTTAGGAAACATTTAGTGATTCACACTGGTGAGTGGCCCTTCACCTGCCCTCAGTGTGATAAGGGGTTTCTACAAAAAAGACATCTTAATGATCACATAAAgactcacactggagaaaagtcATACGCCTGTCCTCAGTGTGAAAATACTTACATGTATAAAAGAGATCTTTGGAAACATTTAGTtactcacactggagaaaagtcATACGCCTGTCCTTATTGTGAAAAGACTTACACATGTAAGCAGCATCTTCAGGATCATATATTAACTCATAGAAATGAGAGACCATTTGCATGCCCTCAGTGTGATAAGTGTTTTAAACAACTAGGAAATCTAAATGTTCACATAAAGTCTCACACTGGTGAAAGGCCCTACAGCTGTCCTCAATGTGCAAAGACTTACAGACATAAATGTCACCTTAAGGAACATTTAGTGATTCACACTGGTGAGTGGCCCTTCACCTGCCCTCAGTGTGATAAGGGTTTTTTccggaaaaaaaatcttgataatCACATAAAGTCTCACACAGGAGAAAGAGTTTTATTGAGTCTGTGA
- the LOC129452065 gene encoding uncharacterized protein, with translation MMECVKEETDPESFTITPEEQRGLMGVKEEGHQQNEMEDEHQHHNFISEEKCSQIDEDSPEEREDDKIAFTCHLNGETFSQKEHSNVHIKTHAEERPYACSQCEKTYKRKNHLKEHLVIHTGKWPFTCPHCDKGFLRKSNLDDHINTHTGERPYTCPRCDKTFTCKQHFKDHIVTHSNERSFACPQCDKCFNQLENLNVHIKIHAGVMPYACPHCEKTYRYKCQLHEHLVSHTGERPFTCPQCDKGFLRKRHLYDHIKTHTGERSHACPQCENTYRYKRDLWKHLVIHTGEWPFTCPQCDKGFLHKKHLDDHIKTHTGEKSYACPHCENTYTCKQHLKDHIVTHRNERPFACPQCDKCFKLLGTLNVHMKSHTEERPYSCPQCAKTYRLKCHLKEHLVIHTGEWPFTCPQCDKGFSRKKNLDNHIKSHTGDRVLLSL, from the exons ATGATGGAGTGTGTTAAAGAGGAGACTGATCCtgaatcattcacaataacacctGAAGAACAAAGAG GTCTAATGGGAGTGAAAGAGGAAGGTCACCAACAAAATGAAATGGAGGATGAACATCAGCATCACAATTTCATAAGTGAAGAAAAGTGCTCACAGATTGATGAGGATTCACCTGAAGAAAGAGAAGACGACAAAATCGCTTTTACATGCCATCTTAATGGTGAGACTTTTTCACAGAAAGAACATTCAAATGTTCACATAAAGACTCACGCTGAAGAAAGACCGTACGCCTGCTCTCAGTGTGAAAAGACTTACAAACGTAAAAACCACCTTAAGGAACATTTAGTGATTCACACTGGTAAGTGGCCTTTCACCTGCCCTCATTGTGATAAGGGTTTTTTACGAAAAAGTAATCTTGATGATCACATAAATACTCACACTGGAGAAAGGCCGTACACCTGTCCTCGGTGTGATAAGACTTTCACATGTAAACAACACTTTAAGGATCATATAGTAACTCATTCAAATGAGAGATCCTTTGCATGCCCTCAGTGTGATAAGTGTTTTAATCAACTAGAAAATCTTAATGTTCACATAAAGATTCACGCTGGAGTAATGCCATACGCCTGCCCTCATTGTGAAAAGACTTACAGATATAAATGCCAGCTTCATGAACATTTAGTGAGTCACACTGGTGAGAGGCCCTTCACCTGCCCTCAGTGTGATAAGGGTTTTTTACGAAAAAGACATCTTTATGATCACATAAAGACTCACACCGGAGAAAGGTCACACGCCTGTCCACAATGTGAAAATACTTACAGATATAAAAGAGATCTTTGGAAACATTTAGTTATTCACACTGGTGAGTGGCCCTTCACCTGTCCTCAGTGTGATAAGGGgtttttacataaaaaacatcttgatgatcACATAAAgactcacactggagaaaagtcATACGCCTGTCCTCATTGTGAAAATACTTACACATGTAAGCAGCATCTTAAGGATCATATAGTAACTCATAGAAATGAGAGACCATTTGCATGCCCTCAGTGTGATAAGTGTTTTAAACTACTAGGAACTCTAAATGTTCACATGAAGTCTCACACTGAAGAAAGGCCCTACAGCTGTCCTCAATGTGCAAAGACTTACAGACTTAAATGTCACCTTAAGGAACATTTAGTGATTCACACTGGTGAGTGGCCCTTCACCTGCCCTCAGTGTGATAAGGGTTTTTCccggaaaaaaaatcttgataatCACATAAAGTCTCACACCGGCGATAGAGTTTTATTGAGTCTGTGA